A region from the Clavibacter sp. A6099 genome encodes:
- a CDS encoding ParA family protein, which translates to MHVLSVSSLKGGVGKTTVTLGLASAAFSRGLRTLVVDLDPQADVSTGMDIQVAGHLNVADVLASPKEKIVRAAIAPSGWTKGRPGTIDVMIGSPSAINFDGPHPSIRDIWKLEEALANVEADYDLVLIDCAPSLNALTRTAWAASDRVTVVTEPGLFSVAAADRALRAIEEIRRGLSPRLQPLGIIVNRARVQSLEHQFRIKELRDMFGPLVLSPQLPERTSLQQAQGAAKPLHVWPGESAQEMARNFDQLLERIMRTAKIGDYAENAAR; encoded by the coding sequence GTGCATGTACTGAGCGTCAGCTCCCTCAAGGGGGGCGTGGGAAAGACCACAGTGACCCTGGGACTGGCGTCCGCCGCCTTCTCCCGCGGCTTGAGGACCCTCGTGGTCGACCTCGACCCGCAGGCCGACGTGTCCACGGGCATGGACATCCAGGTCGCTGGCCACCTCAACGTCGCCGACGTGCTGGCCTCCCCCAAGGAGAAGATCGTCCGCGCAGCCATCGCGCCCAGCGGCTGGACCAAGGGCCGCCCCGGCACCATCGACGTCATGATCGGCAGCCCGTCGGCCATCAACTTCGACGGACCGCACCCCAGCATCCGCGACATCTGGAAGCTCGAGGAGGCGCTCGCCAACGTCGAGGCCGACTACGACCTCGTGCTCATCGACTGCGCGCCCTCCCTCAACGCCCTCACGCGCACGGCCTGGGCGGCGAGCGACCGCGTCACCGTCGTCACCGAGCCCGGCCTCTTCTCCGTCGCGGCCGCCGATCGCGCGCTCCGCGCCATCGAGGAGATCCGTCGCGGCCTCTCCCCGCGTCTGCAGCCCCTCGGCATCATCGTCAACCGCGCTCGCGTGCAGTCGCTCGAGCACCAGTTCCGCATCAAGGAGCTCCGCGACATGTTCGGCCCGCTCGTGCTGAGCCCGCAGCTGCCCGAGCGCACGTCGCTCCAGCAGGCGCAGGGCGCCGCCAAGCCGCTCCACGTTTGGCCGGGCGAGAGCGCGCAGGAGATGGCGCGCAACTTCGACCAGCTGCTGGAGCGCATCATGCGCACGGCGAAGATCGGCGACTACGCGGAGAACGCCGCGCGCTGA
- a CDS encoding FHA domain-containing protein has product MDGREEGHGATRVPEQYTSTDTTATFRDELGAALAGLDGAVSAEEKDAVTALPSGSALLVVRRGPNQGARFLLDADVTVAGRHPDADIFLDDVTVSRRHAEFVRQGTSFQVKDLGSLNGTYFDGVRIDTALLQDGAEVQVGKFRLTFYASRTDLVGRTNE; this is encoded by the coding sequence ATGGATGGACGCGAAGAGGGTCACGGCGCCACGCGCGTGCCCGAGCAGTACACGAGCACGGACACCACGGCCACCTTCCGCGATGAGCTCGGAGCGGCCCTCGCGGGTCTCGACGGCGCCGTCTCGGCCGAGGAGAAGGACGCTGTCACGGCGCTCCCCTCGGGATCCGCCCTCCTCGTGGTCCGCCGCGGCCCCAACCAGGGCGCGCGCTTCCTCCTCGACGCCGACGTGACCGTGGCCGGCCGCCATCCCGACGCCGACATCTTCCTCGACGACGTCACCGTGTCCCGCCGCCATGCGGAGTTCGTCCGGCAGGGCACGTCGTTTCAGGTGAAGGACCTCGGCTCGCTCAACGGCACCTACTTCGACGGCGTGCGGATCGACACCGCGCTCCTCCAGGACGGCGCGGAGGTCCAGGTCGGCAAGTTCCGCCTCACGTTCTACGCATCGCGCACCGACCTCGTCGGCCGGACGAACGAGTAG
- a CDS encoding sensor histidine kinase, with protein MAGRAFADRLRRAPIGLPRGIAARLLVVQLAVLLLVAVVATAALWTDSRQRAQQAAADRSLAVATTVADSPRVAEGLASADPTAALLDYSLDVTRDTGVDFVTIMDRDTVRVTHPDPDEIGRRYLGTTGPALAGRSMTETFTGTLGPSVRAVVPVRDAAGGIVGLVAAGVTVDRVTEVLGARLPGLVGTVGALALLLAAGAVLLSRSLERTTWGLGPEEMARMLAYYESVLHSVGEGIVLVDRDRRLVLHNDQAAELLDLELDPATGPVEIRELGLPPAIERLLVAGTTADEVVHLPGGRVLVVTQRPALPTGRTGSAARLGTVTTLRDRTEIQRLSGELATLRTLSDAMRAQTHEFANRLHTIVSLIELERPREALALAAAELETDRRASEGGLAADADPVVRALVRGKTAQAAERGVELSVRVADGTGDPGVPATELVTIVGNLVDNAIDAAADPSVATARGDDRGRVELSLSRTEAGGLVVEVADDGPGVDPAVRPRVLEFGVTTKAGDAGPRGVGLALVARSAARLGGRVEVGDADVRLGGARVRVVLPADQDAAGADAADARDGGVRA; from the coding sequence ATGGCCGGACGCGCGTTCGCCGACCGGCTCCGCCGCGCTCCGATCGGCCTCCCCCGCGGGATCGCGGCCCGGCTGCTGGTCGTCCAGCTCGCGGTCCTGCTCCTCGTCGCGGTCGTCGCCACCGCGGCGCTCTGGACGGACTCCCGGCAGCGCGCCCAGCAGGCCGCCGCCGACCGGAGCCTGGCGGTCGCGACGACCGTGGCCGACTCGCCGCGGGTGGCGGAGGGGCTCGCGTCCGCGGATCCCACGGCGGCCCTCCTCGACTACTCGCTCGACGTGACGCGCGACACCGGGGTCGACTTCGTCACGATCATGGACCGCGACACCGTGCGCGTGACCCACCCCGACCCGGACGAGATCGGCCGCAGGTACCTCGGCACCACGGGCCCCGCGCTCGCCGGGCGGTCGATGACCGAGACCTTCACGGGGACGCTGGGCCCCAGCGTGCGCGCGGTCGTCCCCGTGCGCGACGCGGCCGGCGGCATCGTCGGGCTGGTCGCGGCCGGCGTCACCGTCGACCGCGTCACCGAGGTGCTCGGCGCGCGCCTCCCCGGGCTCGTCGGCACCGTCGGGGCGCTCGCGCTGCTCCTCGCGGCGGGGGCCGTGCTCCTCAGCCGGTCGCTCGAGCGGACGACGTGGGGGCTCGGGCCCGAGGAGATGGCGCGCATGCTCGCGTACTACGAGTCGGTGCTGCACTCGGTCGGCGAGGGCATCGTGCTCGTCGACCGCGACCGGCGGCTCGTGCTCCACAACGACCAGGCCGCCGAGCTGCTCGACCTCGAGCTGGATCCCGCCACCGGTCCCGTCGAGATCCGCGAGCTGGGGCTGCCGCCCGCGATCGAGCGGCTGCTCGTCGCGGGCACGACGGCCGACGAGGTCGTGCACCTGCCCGGCGGGCGCGTCCTCGTGGTGACGCAGCGGCCGGCGCTGCCCACCGGCCGCACCGGAAGCGCCGCGCGGCTCGGGACGGTGACGACGCTGCGGGACCGGACGGAGATCCAGCGCCTGTCGGGCGAGCTCGCGACGCTGCGGACCCTCTCGGACGCCATGCGGGCGCAGACCCACGAGTTCGCGAACCGGCTGCACACCATCGTGTCGCTCATCGAGCTGGAGCGGCCGCGCGAGGCGCTCGCGCTCGCGGCCGCGGAGCTCGAGACGGACAGGCGAGCATCGGAGGGCGGGCTGGCGGCGGACGCGGATCCCGTCGTCCGGGCGCTCGTGCGCGGCAAGACCGCGCAGGCGGCCGAGCGCGGCGTGGAGCTCTCCGTGCGGGTGGCCGACGGCACGGGCGACCCGGGCGTGCCCGCGACGGAGCTGGTCACGATCGTCGGGAACCTCGTCGACAACGCGATCGACGCGGCGGCGGATCCGTCGGTCGCGACGGCGCGCGGGGACGACCGCGGCCGCGTCGAGCTCTCGCTGTCGCGGACCGAGGCGGGCGGGCTCGTCGTCGAGGTGGCGGACGACGGACCGGGCGTGGATCCCGCGGTGCGGCCGCGCGTGCTGGAGTTCGGGGTCACGACCAAGGCGGGAGACGCCGGGCCGCGCGGCGTGGGCCTCGCGCTCGTGGCCCGCTCGGCCGCCCGGCTCGGCGGACGGGTCGAGGTGGGCGACGCGGACGTGCGGCTGGGCGGGGCGCGCGTGCGGGTCGTGCTGCCCGCGGATCAGGACGCCGCGGGCGCCGACGCGGCCGACGCGCGCGACGGCGGGGTACGCGCGTGA
- a CDS encoding response regulator, producing the protein MIRVLVVDDDALTAEAHALYVGRLEGFEVTGVAHTGGEALRLVAEAGHDGIDLVLLDMTLPDMHGLEVCRRLRAAGRATDVVAVTAVRDQAVVRSSVTAGIVQYLIKPFTFAAFAEKMAAYVGYREGLGAGSGSTTQLQVDRALAALRSPASDARLPKGMSAETLDLVRGIARGDGVATGAADGVSAAEVSGALDVSRVTARRYLEYLADVGQVERVPRYGTPGRPELGYRWTS; encoded by the coding sequence GTGATCCGCGTCCTGGTCGTCGACGACGACGCGCTGACCGCCGAGGCCCACGCCCTCTACGTCGGCCGGCTCGAGGGGTTCGAGGTGACCGGCGTGGCGCACACGGGCGGCGAGGCGCTGCGGCTCGTCGCGGAGGCCGGGCACGACGGGATCGACCTCGTGCTGCTCGACATGACGCTGCCCGACATGCACGGGCTCGAGGTCTGCCGCCGGTTGCGGGCGGCCGGGCGCGCGACCGACGTCGTGGCCGTGACCGCGGTGCGGGACCAGGCCGTCGTGCGCAGCTCGGTGACCGCGGGCATCGTGCAGTACCTCATCAAGCCGTTCACGTTCGCGGCGTTCGCGGAGAAGATGGCGGCCTACGTCGGCTACCGCGAGGGGCTCGGGGCGGGCAGCGGGAGCACCACCCAGCTGCAGGTGGACCGGGCGCTCGCGGCCCTGCGCTCCCCCGCATCCGACGCCCGGCTGCCCAAGGGCATGTCGGCGGAGACCCTCGACCTCGTGCGCGGGATCGCGCGGGGCGACGGCGTGGCGACCGGCGCCGCCGACGGCGTCTCGGCGGCCGAGGTCTCGGGCGCGCTCGACGTGTCGCGCGTGACGGCACGCCGCTACCTCGAGTACCTCGCCGACGTCGGGCAGGTGGAGCGCGTGCCGCGCTACGGGACGCCGGGCCGGCCGGAGCTCGGGTACCGCTGGACGAGCTGA
- a CDS encoding M4 family metallopeptidase encodes MRRTILPPYLLTRLAEADPERMAAARQAARRALRDQGPLIHDRRGPGAAPDASALAERDPSGIHRTISDAGNREELPGSTVRVEGAPDTGDAQVDEAYAGLGATYSLFSEVYGRESLDDRGLPLLATVHYGDEYDNAFWDGTRMVFGDGDGEVFAPFTRSLTVIGHELTHGVTELTLGLVYQGQSGALNESISDVFGVLVEQHSLGQTADEATWLVGAELFLDRSTGLALRSMSAPGTAYDDDVLGKDPQPGHMDDYVETQEDNGGVHINSGIPNRAFHLAATAIGGAAWEGAGRIWYDVIESGAVRADADFAAFARATIDAAAARYGEGASEVAAVQAAWEGVGIEV; translated from the coding sequence ATGAGACGCACCATCCTCCCGCCGTACCTGCTGACCCGCCTCGCCGAGGCCGACCCCGAGCGCATGGCCGCCGCCCGCCAGGCCGCCCGCCGCGCCCTCCGCGACCAGGGACCGCTCATCCACGACCGCCGCGGTCCGGGCGCCGCGCCGGACGCGTCGGCGCTCGCGGAGCGGGATCCGTCGGGGATCCACCGCACCATCTCCGACGCCGGCAACCGCGAGGAGCTGCCCGGCAGCACGGTGCGCGTCGAGGGCGCGCCCGACACGGGCGACGCCCAGGTCGACGAGGCCTACGCGGGGCTCGGCGCCACCTACTCCCTCTTCTCCGAGGTGTACGGCAGGGAGTCGCTCGACGACCGCGGCCTGCCGCTGCTCGCGACCGTGCACTACGGCGACGAGTACGACAACGCGTTCTGGGACGGCACGCGCATGGTGTTCGGGGACGGGGACGGCGAGGTCTTCGCGCCCTTCACCCGCTCGCTCACGGTCATCGGCCACGAGCTGACCCACGGGGTCACGGAGCTCACGCTCGGCCTCGTCTACCAGGGCCAGTCGGGCGCGCTCAACGAGTCGATCTCGGACGTGTTCGGCGTGCTCGTGGAGCAGCACTCGCTCGGGCAGACGGCCGACGAGGCCACCTGGCTCGTCGGCGCGGAGCTGTTCCTCGACCGGTCGACCGGCCTGGCGCTCCGCTCGATGAGCGCGCCCGGCACCGCGTACGACGACGACGTGCTCGGGAAGGACCCGCAGCCCGGGCACATGGACGACTACGTGGAGACCCAGGAGGACAACGGCGGCGTCCACATCAACTCCGGGATCCCCAACCGCGCCTTCCACCTCGCGGCCACGGCCATCGGCGGTGCGGCCTGGGAGGGCGCGGGCCGCATCTGGTACGACGTGATCGAGTCCGGTGCCGTGCGCGCCGATGCCGACTTCGCGGCGTTCGCCCGCGCCACGATCGACGCGGCAGCGGCGCGGTACGGTGAGGGCGCGTCCGAGGTCGCCGCGGTCCAGGCGGCGTGGGAGGGCGTCGGGATCGAGGTCTAG
- a CDS encoding MerR family transcriptional regulator, whose product MSDSTPDSGRYDLGLLFTDGLPEMDASAGYRGAVAARAAGITYRQLDYWARTGLVEPTVRGASGSGTQRLYGFRDILVLKLVKRLLDTGISLQQIRTAVNQLRESGVVDLAQTTLMSDGASVYLCTSNDEVIDLVSRGQGVFGIAVGKVLREVEHSLVEIDTQTVDPTDELAARRAVKAS is encoded by the coding sequence ATGAGCGACTCCACCCCGGACTCCGGGCGCTACGACCTCGGTCTGCTCTTCACCGACGGCCTCCCCGAGATGGACGCGAGCGCCGGATACCGCGGTGCCGTCGCCGCCCGGGCAGCCGGGATCACGTACCGCCAGCTCGACTACTGGGCCCGCACGGGCCTCGTCGAGCCCACCGTCCGCGGGGCCTCCGGCTCCGGCACGCAGCGCCTCTACGGCTTCCGCGACATCCTCGTCCTCAAGCTCGTCAAGCGCCTCCTCGACACCGGCATCTCCCTGCAGCAGATCCGCACCGCCGTGAACCAGCTCCGCGAGTCCGGCGTCGTCGACCTCGCGCAGACCACGCTCATGAGCGACGGCGCCAGCGTCTACCTCTGCACCAGCAACGACGAGGTCATCGACCTCGTGAGCCGCGGCCAGGGCGTGTTCGGCATCGCCGTCGGCAAGGTCCTCCGTGAGGTCGAGCACTCCCTCGTCGAGATCGACACGCAGACCGTGGATCCCACCGACGAGCTCGCGGCCCGCCGCGCCGTCAAGGCGTCCTAG
- a CDS encoding pyruvate carboxylase: MFEKILVANRGEIAIRAFRAAVELGARTVAVYPHEDRHSLHRLKADEAYLIGEEGHPVRAYLDVDEIIRVAKESGADAIYPGYGFLSENPDLARAAAANGIVFIGPDARVLEMAGNKVTAKEHATAAGVPVLASTPPSTDVELLLEQAAAIGFPIFAKAVAGGGGRGMRRVERAEDLEDALRAAMREADSAFGDPTMFLEQAVLRPRHIEVQILADATGETVHLFERDCSVQRRHQKVVEIAPAPNLDPAIRDAMHAHAIAFARSIGYVNAGTVEFLLDTDGPRAGQHVFIEMNPRIQVEHTVTEEVTDVDLVQSQMRIAAGETLEGLGLRQDAIVLRGAALQCRITTEDPAQGFRPDTGKITTYRSPGGGGIRIDGGTVATGAQISPHFDSMLAKLTCRGRDFPAAVTRAKRALAEFRIRGVSTNIPFLQGVLDDPDFQAGDISTSFIDERPGLVRSNVSKDRGTKILNWLADVTVNQPNGPRTAVVRPADKLPDVDLRQPAPAGSRQRLLELGPRGFAEALRAQTALAVTETTFRDAHQSLLATRVRTRDLVAVAPYVARTTPELLSVEAWGGATYDVALRFLGEDPWERLASLREALPNVAIQMLLRGANTVGYTPYPTEVTDAFVQEAAATGVDVFRIFDALNDVERMRPAIDSVLATGTTVAEVALCYTGNLLDPAEDLYTLDYYLGLAERSVAAGAHILAIKDMAGLLRPAAAERLVTALRREFDLPVHVHTHDTAGGQLATLLAASRAGADAVDVASAPMSGTTSQPSLSALVAALADTERDTGLSLDAVSDLEPYWEAVRRLYRPFESGLAGPTGRVYRHEIPGGQLSNLRQQAIALGLADDFELIEDMYAAADRILGRIPKVTPSSKVVGDLALQLAAAKADPADFERNPQDYDIPDSVVGFMAGELGDLPGGWPEPFRTRVLQGRDVRIGVTPVSAEDRAALEAPGAARRRTLNHLLFPQPTEQFETIRELFGDLSVLDTDDYLHGLRPGQEHAVRISRGVEVLIALEAVGDADESGMRTVMVVMNGQLRPVFVRDRGIAVTTTAAERGDPAKPGHVSAPFSGVVTLKVEEGQVVAAGQPVASIEAMKMEAAITSPVAGRVARLAVPTTQQVDAGDLLVVVEP; encoded by the coding sequence ATGTTCGAGAAGATCCTCGTCGCCAACCGCGGGGAGATCGCGATCCGCGCGTTCCGTGCCGCAGTCGAGCTGGGCGCCCGCACGGTCGCCGTCTACCCGCACGAGGACCGGCACTCGCTGCACCGCCTCAAGGCGGACGAGGCGTACCTCATCGGCGAGGAGGGGCACCCCGTCCGGGCGTACCTCGACGTCGACGAGATCATCCGCGTGGCGAAGGAGTCGGGCGCCGACGCGATCTACCCGGGGTACGGCTTCCTGTCGGAGAACCCGGACCTGGCGCGCGCCGCGGCGGCGAACGGCATCGTCTTCATCGGCCCCGACGCCCGCGTGCTCGAGATGGCCGGCAACAAGGTCACGGCCAAGGAGCACGCGACCGCCGCCGGCGTGCCGGTCCTCGCGTCGACGCCGCCGTCGACCGACGTGGAGCTGCTGCTCGAGCAGGCGGCGGCCATCGGCTTCCCGATCTTCGCCAAGGCCGTCGCGGGCGGCGGCGGCCGCGGCATGCGGCGCGTCGAGCGCGCCGAGGACCTCGAGGACGCGCTCCGGGCCGCGATGCGCGAGGCCGACAGCGCCTTCGGCGACCCCACGATGTTCCTCGAGCAGGCCGTGCTGCGGCCCCGGCACATCGAGGTGCAGATCCTCGCCGACGCCACGGGGGAGACCGTGCACCTCTTCGAGCGGGACTGCTCGGTGCAGCGCCGGCACCAGAAGGTCGTGGAGATCGCGCCCGCGCCGAACCTGGATCCCGCGATCCGCGACGCCATGCACGCGCACGCGATCGCGTTCGCCCGGAGCATCGGCTACGTCAACGCCGGCACGGTCGAGTTCCTGCTCGACACGGACGGGCCGCGGGCGGGGCAGCACGTCTTCATCGAGATGAACCCGCGCATCCAGGTGGAGCACACGGTGACCGAGGAGGTCACCGACGTCGATCTCGTGCAGTCGCAGATGCGCATCGCGGCGGGGGAGACGCTCGAGGGTCTCGGCCTCCGCCAGGACGCGATCGTGCTGCGCGGCGCGGCGCTCCAGTGCCGCATCACGACCGAGGACCCGGCGCAGGGCTTCCGGCCGGACACCGGCAAGATCACGACGTACCGCTCGCCGGGCGGCGGCGGGATCCGCATCGACGGCGGCACGGTCGCGACCGGCGCGCAGATCAGCCCGCACTTCGACTCGATGCTCGCGAAGCTGACGTGCCGCGGGCGCGACTTCCCGGCCGCCGTGACGCGGGCCAAGCGCGCCCTGGCCGAGTTCCGGATCCGCGGCGTCTCCACGAACATCCCGTTCCTGCAGGGCGTGCTCGACGACCCCGACTTCCAGGCGGGCGACATCAGCACGTCCTTCATCGACGAGCGGCCGGGCCTCGTGCGCAGCAACGTGTCGAAGGACCGCGGCACGAAGATCCTCAACTGGCTCGCCGACGTCACCGTCAACCAGCCGAACGGGCCGCGCACCGCGGTGGTCCGGCCCGCCGACAAGCTGCCCGACGTCGACCTCCGGCAGCCCGCGCCCGCGGGATCCCGCCAGCGGCTCCTCGAGCTCGGACCGCGCGGCTTCGCCGAGGCCCTCCGCGCGCAGACCGCCCTCGCGGTCACGGAGACGACGTTCCGCGACGCCCACCAGTCGCTGCTCGCGACGCGCGTGCGCACCCGCGACCTCGTGGCCGTCGCCCCGTACGTCGCGCGCACTACGCCCGAGCTGCTCTCCGTCGAGGCCTGGGGCGGCGCCACGTACGACGTCGCGCTGCGGTTCCTCGGCGAGGACCCGTGGGAGCGGCTCGCGTCGCTCCGCGAGGCGCTGCCGAACGTCGCGATCCAGATGCTGCTGCGCGGCGCCAACACCGTGGGCTACACGCCGTACCCGACGGAGGTCACCGACGCGTTCGTGCAGGAGGCCGCCGCGACCGGCGTCGACGTGTTCCGGATCTTCGACGCGCTCAACGACGTCGAGCGGATGCGACCGGCCATCGACTCCGTCCTCGCCACCGGCACCACGGTGGCCGAGGTGGCCCTCTGCTACACGGGCAACCTGCTGGATCCCGCCGAGGACCTCTACACGCTCGACTACTACCTCGGTCTCGCCGAGCGGAGCGTGGCCGCCGGCGCGCACATCCTCGCGATCAAGGACATGGCCGGGCTCCTGCGTCCCGCCGCGGCAGAGCGGCTCGTCACCGCGCTCCGCCGCGAGTTCGACCTGCCCGTGCACGTGCACACGCACGACACCGCGGGCGGCCAGCTCGCGACCCTGCTCGCGGCCAGCCGTGCCGGGGCCGACGCGGTCGATGTCGCGAGCGCACCGATGTCCGGCACCACGAGCCAGCCGTCCCTGTCCGCGCTCGTCGCGGCCCTCGCCGACACGGAGCGCGACACGGGCCTCTCGCTCGACGCGGTGAGCGACCTCGAGCCGTACTGGGAGGCGGTGCGCCGCCTCTACCGGCCGTTCGAGTCCGGGCTCGCCGGGCCGACCGGGCGCGTCTACCGGCACGAGATCCCGGGCGGTCAGCTCTCGAACCTGCGGCAGCAGGCGATCGCGCTCGGGCTCGCCGACGACTTCGAGCTCATCGAGGACATGTACGCCGCGGCCGACCGGATCCTCGGCCGCATCCCGAAGGTCACGCCGTCGTCCAAGGTGGTCGGCGACCTCGCCCTCCAGCTGGCCGCCGCGAAGGCCGACCCGGCCGACTTCGAGCGCAACCCGCAGGACTACGACATCCCCGACTCGGTGGTCGGCTTCATGGCGGGCGAGCTGGGCGACCTGCCCGGCGGCTGGCCGGAGCCCTTCCGCACCCGGGTCCTCCAGGGACGCGACGTGCGCATCGGCGTCACACCCGTGTCCGCCGAGGACCGCGCCGCCCTCGAGGCACCGGGAGCCGCCCGGCGCCGCACGCTCAACCACCTCCTCTTCCCGCAGCCGACGGAGCAGTTCGAGACCATCCGCGAGCTGTTCGGCGACCTCTCCGTGCTCGACACGGACGACTACCTGCACGGCCTGCGCCCGGGGCAGGAGCACGCGGTGCGGATCAGCCGGGGCGTCGAGGTCCTCATCGCCCTGGAGGCCGTGGGCGACGCCGACGAGTCGGGCATGCGGACCGTCATGGTCGTCATGAACGGCCAGCTCCGCCCCGTGTTCGTGCGCGACCGCGGCATCGCCGTCACCACGACCGCCGCCGAGCGCGGCGACCCGGCGAAGCCCGGCCACGTCTCGGCGCCGTTCTCCGGCGTCGTCACGCTGAAGGTGGAGGAGGGCCAGGTCGTCGCCGCCGGCCAGCCCGTCGCGTCCATCGAGGCGATGAAGATGGAGGCGGCCATCACGTCGCCCGTCGCGGGACGCGTCGCGCGCCTCGCGGTGCCGACCACGCAGCAGGTCGACGCGGGCGACCTGCTCGTCGTCGTCGAGCCCTAG
- the ftsR gene encoding transcriptional regulator FtsR, producing MPASAARSTPARTPGLLSIGQVLARLTPEFPDLTNSKLRFLEEQGLVQPSRTESGYRKFSPADVERLRTVLGMQRDHYLPLKVIRSYLHDLDAGLSPALPGGTPVPTVSMLDQERRYSRAELVRESGATAPLLGDAITAGVLMPAEVYGEEAVQVMRALVELQRTGIEPRHLRGFRQAAERELSLIESALVPVSRRRDASSRAHAAELAREIATQLEVVRGSLIRSALGRLSS from the coding sequence GTGCCGGCGTCCGCCGCCCGGTCGACGCCAGCCCGCACCCCCGGTCTCCTCAGCATCGGGCAGGTGCTGGCGCGCCTCACGCCGGAGTTCCCCGACCTCACCAACAGCAAGCTCCGCTTCCTCGAGGAGCAGGGGCTCGTGCAGCCGTCCCGCACGGAGTCCGGCTACCGCAAGTTCAGCCCCGCCGACGTCGAGCGCCTGCGCACCGTCCTCGGGATGCAGCGCGACCACTATCTCCCGCTCAAGGTCATCCGCTCCTACCTGCACGACCTCGACGCCGGGCTCTCGCCCGCTCTTCCCGGCGGCACGCCGGTCCCGACCGTCTCCATGCTCGACCAGGAGCGCCGCTACAGCCGGGCGGAGCTCGTGCGCGAGTCCGGCGCCACCGCCCCGCTCCTCGGCGACGCCATCACGGCCGGCGTGCTCATGCCTGCCGAGGTGTACGGCGAGGAGGCGGTGCAGGTGATGCGCGCGCTCGTCGAGCTGCAGCGCACCGGCATCGAGCCGCGTCACCTCCGCGGCTTCCGCCAGGCGGCCGAGCGCGAGCTGAGCCTCATCGAGTCGGCCCTGGTGCCCGTGTCCCGCCGACGTGACGCGTCGAGCCGGGCGCATGCCGCGGAGCTCGCGCGCGAGATCGCCACGCAGCTCGAGGTCGTGCGGGGGAGCCTCATCCGGTCCGCCCTCGGCCGTCTCTCGTCCTGA
- a CDS encoding cation:dicarboxylate symporter family transporter: MTNPIAALRRLDRQHYLYIAVIVAVLLGITVGLVAPETGVALKPVGDAFVALIKMMIAPIIFCTIVLGVGSVAKAATVGRVGGLALLYFIVMSTFALAIGLVVGNLIHPGEGLDLSGLRAPEGSTEAAGETDFLLSIIPTSLLSSLTSGSILQTLFVALLVGFALQQLGKRGEPVLEGIRNIQILVFRILSMVMWVAPLGAFGAIAAVVGATGFQAVISLATLMIGFYITCALFIVVILGSLLWFVTRVSIFKLMKYLGREYLLIVSTSSSEVALPRLIAKMEHVGVSKPVVGITVPTGYSFNLDGTAIYLTMASLFIASALGSPLALGEQVSLLVFMIIASKGAAGVTGAGLATLAGGLQSHRPDLVDGVGLIVGIDRFMSEARALTNFTGNAVATLLIGTWTRGIDADRVALVLGGGDPFDEKTMGTDHGDELKAPAEALEADVTRAGELGEEPRGTAR, from the coding sequence ATGACCAACCCCATCGCCGCGCTCCGTCGCCTGGACCGCCAGCACTACCTCTACATCGCCGTCATCGTCGCGGTGCTGCTCGGCATCACGGTCGGGCTCGTCGCCCCCGAGACGGGCGTCGCCCTGAAGCCCGTCGGGGACGCGTTCGTCGCCCTCATCAAGATGATGATCGCGCCCATCATCTTCTGCACCATCGTGCTCGGCGTCGGCTCGGTCGCGAAGGCCGCCACGGTCGGTCGGGTCGGCGGGCTCGCGCTCCTCTACTTCATCGTGATGTCGACGTTCGCGCTGGCGATCGGCCTCGTGGTCGGCAACCTCATCCACCCGGGCGAGGGGCTCGACCTCAGCGGCCTGCGCGCGCCGGAGGGCTCGACGGAGGCGGCGGGCGAGACGGACTTCCTCCTCTCGATCATCCCCACGTCGCTGCTGTCGTCGCTCACCTCGGGCAGCATCCTGCAGACGCTCTTCGTGGCGCTCCTCGTCGGCTTCGCCCTGCAGCAGCTCGGGAAGCGCGGCGAGCCCGTGCTCGAGGGGATCCGCAACATCCAGATCCTCGTGTTCCGCATCCTCAGCATGGTGATGTGGGTGGCCCCGCTCGGCGCGTTCGGCGCGATCGCGGCGGTCGTCGGCGCCACCGGGTTCCAGGCGGTCATCAGCCTCGCGACCCTCATGATCGGCTTCTACATCACGTGCGCGCTGTTCATCGTCGTGATCCTCGGCTCGCTCCTCTGGTTCGTCACCCGCGTCAGCATCTTCAAGCTGATGAAGTACCTCGGCCGCGAGTACCTCCTCATCGTGTCCACGTCCTCGTCCGAGGTCGCGCTGCCGCGCCTCATCGCGAAGATGGAGCACGTCGGCGTCTCCAAGCCCGTCGTCGGCATCACGGTCCCCACGGGCTACTCGTTCAACCTCGACGGCACGGCCATCTACCTCACGATGGCGTCGCTCTTCATCGCGAGCGCGCTCGGCAGCCCGTTGGCCCTCGGCGAGCAGGTGTCGCTCCTCGTCTTCATGATCATCGCGTCGAAGGGCGCGGCGGGCGTGACGGGCGCCGGCCTCGCGACCCTCGCGGGCGGCCTGCAGTCGCACCGCCCCGACCTCGTGGACGGCGTCGGCCTCATCGTCGGCATCGACCGGTTCATGTCCGAGGCGCGCGCGCTCACGAACTTCACCGGCAACGCTGTCGCCACGCTCCTCATCGGCACCTGGACCCGCGGCATCGACGCCGACCGCGTCGCCCTCGTCCTCGGCGGTGGCGACCCGTTCGACGAGAAGACCATGGGCACCGATCACGGGGACGAGCTGAAGGCCCCGGCCGAGGCGCTCGAGGCCGACGTCACGCGCGCAGGCGAGCTCGGCGAGGAGCCGCGCGGCACCGCCCGCTGA